A stretch of Eleutherodactylus coqui strain aEleCoq1 chromosome 2, aEleCoq1.hap1, whole genome shotgun sequence DNA encodes these proteins:
- the LOC136610074 gene encoding olfactory receptor 6N1-like encodes MTPENILAPSVVVAAVESNFVPQLRDAQQDAPLGVPEGRCKSLTITHPAATINESISGFLILGFSSLGSFRYHIFIILLLLYFLIITGNVTIALIVWVEPHLHTPMYMFAGTLSFLDICYTAVTIPQMLVIFWIGSVYIAFSGCLLQMYFLHSLGITKNYLLTVMAYDRYIAICNPLRYSTIMTSKCCKRLIFVCCLCGFMSPVTKLILITFLPFCGSNEIHHLFCDLSPLLHLACADTFLNVITDFVINSCIIFLTTAFIALTYVKIVFTIIMMKSAEGRRKAFSTCAAHITVVLIFFGSVTFMYVRPQRVYAPEFDQLVTINYTILTPLLNPAVYSLRNKKIKKAIKKYLQLKDTSCSCRAMIGN; translated from the exons atgactcccgagaatatcttagcccccagcgtggtggtggcagctgtagagtctaactttgtCCCTCAACTAcgggatgctcagcaggacgctcctttgggggtaccggagggcagatg CAAAAGCCTCACAATAACACATCCCGCTGCTACCATAAATGAGAGCATTTCTGGCTTTCTTATTTTGGGATTTTCCAGCTTGGGGTCCTTCCGCTATCATATCTTTATCATTTTGCTTCTGCTTTATTTTCTAATCATTACTGGGAATGTAACCATAGCTCTTATTGTCTGGGTTGAGCCACATCTGCATACACCCATGTATATGTTTGCAGGAACGTTGTCCTTTCTAGACATATGTTACACTGCGGTCACAATTCCACAAATGCTAGTCATTTTTTGGATTGGCAGCGTCTATATTGCCTTCAGTGGCTGCCTACTTCAGATGTATTTCTTGCATTCTCTGGGAATAACCAAAAATTATCTTTTGACTGTAATGGCCTATGACCGCTACATCGCCATTTGTAACCCTCTGAGATACTCTACTATCATGACTTCTAAGTGCTGCAAGCGTCTTATATTTGTCTGTTGCTTATGTGGCTTTATGAGTCCTGTGACTAAATTGATTTTAATAACGTTTCTACCATTTTGTGGATCTAATGAAATACACCATCTTTTCTGTGACTTGTCTCCTCTTCTACACCTCGCTTGTGCAGACACGTTTCTCAATGTAATTACTGACTTTGTCATCAACTCTTGCATCATTTTTTTAACTACGGCATTTATTGCTTTGACCTACGTAAAAATTGTGTTTACAATAATAATGATGAAGAGCGCAGAGGGACGTAGAAAGGCATTCTCAACATGTGCAGCTCATATCACTGTTGTGCTGATATTTTTTGGAAGTGTAACCTTCATGTATGTAAGACCACAGAGAGTATATGCACCCGAATTTGATCAACTGGTAACGATCAACTATACCATTTTGACTCCATTGTTAAATCCTGCTGTGTATAGTCTGAGGAATAAAAAGATAAAGAAGGCAATTAAAAAATATCTTCAGCTCAAAGATACTAGTTGTAGCTGTAGAgccatgattgggaattga